A stretch of DNA from Shewanella sediminis HAW-EB3:
TTAAAGCGGTTGGCGTTATACACTTGGGGGATCAAGCACAGATCCGCCAGAGTAATATTGTCACCGAAGCAGTAACGACCCGAGTATTTAACCAACTGTTTTTCAAATGCACTGAAGCCTTCATCTATCCAGTGATGATACCAGGCCGACTTAGCCTCATCATCGAGAGCGAGCTCTTTCGATAGGTACTGCAGTACCTTGAGGTTGTTTAGCGGGTGCACTTCGCAAGCTATAGACATCGCCATAGCGCGAACTATCGCCTTGTCATGAAGATCTTGAGGGAGTAGTGCATTTTCGGGGTACTTTTCATCAAGGTATTCGATGATGGCAAGGGATTGAGACAACACGAAAGCCTCCTGTTCCTCTCCCTTTGGATCACTATCGATAAGCGCCGGCACCAACTCCTGAGGGTTTAACTGGGCATATTCGGCTTTATGTTGTTCGCCGCCATCTTTAACTAAGTGAACAGACAAAAGCTCGGCGTCGAGCCCTTTATGGTTGAGGGCAACTCTCACCCGATAGGCCGCACTCGAACGCCAATATCCATAGAGCTTCAACATAATTATTCCTTATAAATATAAATGAGTATAAAAAAGGCCAATTCAATGAATTGGCCTCTTTAAAACTACGATGGCTGTTACCCTTTATACTCGACAACTTGCTGATCGATGGAGCCAAAAATAGTCTTTTGGTTATCATCCAGCATCTCAATACGTACACGATCGCCAAATTTCATAAATGAGGTCGTTGGCTTGCCTTCGGCTATCGTTTCCAACATTCGCGTTTCGGCTAAACAACTTGAACCGGCACTGCGGTCATAATTGGAGATAGTACCTGAACCTATGATGGCACCGGCGCCTAAGGGGCGAGTTTTGGCCACATGAGAGACTAGTTGGCTGAAGTTAAACGTCATATCGACGCCAGCATTAGGGCGACCGAAGAGGGACTCATTCAGATGGGTGATTAAAGGTAGATGTACCTTAGAGTCTTCCCAGCGCGCACCCAGCTCTTCCGGTGTCACCGCGACCGGAGAGAAGCTGCTCGACGGTTTGGCTTGATAGAAACCAAACCCTTTCGCTAACTCACCCGGAATTAGGTTACGCAGCGAAACATCATTGACAAGCATTAACAGTTTAATGTGCTTTTCGGCATTCTGCGTTGTAACGCCCATAGGCACATCATCGGTGACCACCGCGATTTCAGACTCAAAATCGATGCCCCACTCTTCACTCGCCAATGGGATATCGGCCTTAGGCGCGATAAAACAGTCGGAGCCACCTTGATAAACTAAAGGATCGGTCCAGAATGTCTCTGGCATCTGTGCGCCCCTGGCCTTACGTACGAGTTCGACGTGATTGACATAGGCACTACCGTCAGCCCATTGATAGGCGCGCGGCAGAGGAGACAAACACTTCGCTTCATCAAAATCGACAGCACTGTCAATCAAACCGTCATTTAACGCTTCATACAACTCTTGCAGTTGTGGCTGAAGCAGCTCCCATGTATCGAGCAACTGCTGCATGGTATGGGCAATGGCGGGGACAGCCACAGCTTTAGATAGATCTTTACTCACTAACATCAACTGACCGTCGCGACGACCATTGTTATAACTGGCTAACTTCATACCTGCTCCTGTCCAAAATCTCACCAGACAACAATTTTTATCTCTCTGCTGGTGGTATCGGTATAGAAATACATTAAGCATAGACAGATAGGAATAGTGTGACATGAATCACGCTCGACTCCATGAAGCACTAAAACGTAAATAAACAGTTACACTCTATCTATGCGGCTCAAACTTGGGCT
This window harbors:
- a CDS encoding fumarylacetoacetate hydrolase family protein; the protein is MKLASYNNGRRDGQLMLVSKDLSKAVAVPAIAHTMQQLLDTWELLQPQLQELYEALNDGLIDSAVDFDEAKCLSPLPRAYQWADGSAYVNHVELVRKARGAQMPETFWTDPLVYQGGSDCFIAPKADIPLASEEWGIDFESEIAVVTDDVPMGVTTQNAEKHIKLLMLVNDVSLRNLIPGELAKGFGFYQAKPSSSFSPVAVTPEELGARWEDSKVHLPLITHLNESLFGRPNAGVDMTFNFSQLVSHVAKTRPLGAGAIIGSGTISNYDRSAGSSCLAETRMLETIAEGKPTTSFMKFGDRVRIEMLDDNQKTIFGSIDQQVVEYKG
- the maiA gene encoding maleylacetoacetate isomerase; amino-acid sequence: MKLYGYWRSSAAYRVRVALNHKGLDAELLSVHLVKDGGEQHKAEYAQLNPQELVPALIDSDPKGEEQEAFVLSQSLAIIEYLDEKYPENALLPQDLHDKAIVRAMAMSIACEVHPLNNLKVLQYLSKELALDDEAKSAWYHHWIDEGFSAFEKQLVKYSGRYCFGDNITLADLCLIPQVYNANRFNVDLSPYPNIVRIVENCNRLDAFIDAAPENQADAG